ATCGGGCAGCGCAAAGGTTGTTACGCCGTTTCCACCATACGTCGTGCCTAAGAGCGAGAATAAAGCTGCGTTTGTATTAATGTTTAATATCTGCCCATTGCACAATGCCCAACCTTGAGGTGCATAATTAAAAGCCGTAATTAGAATTTCGCCAATAAATGGATCGTCCATGAAATAGGGCTGGTTTAGGTTAAATTTTTCATTGTGTTCCGCAATTTCGGGCGGCAAAAGGGCATTTTGCTCGAAGAAACGCCGTAAGAAACCACGACGGTTGGTAACGTTTTCGGCAGAAGTGGTGATATTTGACATAATAGTTAAGGATTGAAATTTTACTTCAAAATGGGAATGACTTTTAAGAAGATTCGCATGGTTTAGCTTGGTTACGGATAAGTGCCTTCCAAGGATATAATGAAATTCAACCCCAGAAACGGCGACATATTTTGGTGTGAAGCACCACCGCCTGTATTGGTCGAAGTAGGAGCGGTAAGCGTTCCCAACTCTGTTCCCGAAGTCAAGCCTGCGCCTTGTGTGCCTGTACCGCGTACCACACCTGTAACCATGTTATGCGAGTGCGCCGGTAGATGATTGGTAGTAAGCGTTACCGTTTCCGTTCCACCTGTATTCCCTATTATATACGTAGGAAGCCCCGGACCTGTGCCATGATGAATCGGAATGCGCCCGCGTAAATCGGGGAGGGCAAATGTAATCTGTCCATCGCCGCCATACGTTGTTCCGATGAGTGAATAAAGGGCTTCATATTCCAAAATTTGGAGGATTTGCCCATGACAGAATACCCAACCTGCAGGTG
Above is a window of Rhodothermia bacterium DNA encoding:
- a CDS encoding phage tail protein, producing MRREGYPYLGEISIFAGNYAPAGWVFCHGQILQILEYEALYSLIGTTYGGDGQITFALPDLRGRIPIHHGTGPGLPTYIIGNTGGTETVTLTTNHLPAHSHNMVTGVVRGTGTQGAGLTSGTELGTLTAPTSTNTGGGASHQNMSPFLGLNFIISLEGTYP